One window of Agromyces rhizosphaerae genomic DNA carries:
- a CDS encoding acyl-CoA thioesterase, with protein sequence MFFRTLLHLFWFSRRKQGLGHYDVARTNFITLPTDLDVNWHMNNGVYFSIMDIARFDMLVRNGVWKIFRSRGWYPVVVAETLSFRKSLGLWQRFTIESRILGFDDKAVYVEQRFVRPGADGEPEVYAKGYIRGRFLKKEGGTVSVAELIDAIGEVPEEMVVPERLLEWGQGVSLPATRAAAPSVWS encoded by the coding sequence ATGTTCTTCCGAACCCTCCTCCACCTGTTCTGGTTCTCGCGCCGCAAGCAGGGCCTCGGGCACTACGACGTCGCCCGCACGAACTTCATCACGCTGCCGACCGACCTCGACGTCAACTGGCACATGAACAACGGCGTGTACTTCTCGATCATGGACATCGCGCGCTTCGACATGCTCGTGCGCAACGGCGTCTGGAAGATCTTCCGCTCGCGCGGCTGGTACCCCGTGGTCGTCGCCGAGACGCTCTCGTTCCGCAAGTCGCTGGGCCTCTGGCAGCGGTTCACGATCGAGTCGCGCATCCTGGGCTTCGACGACAAGGCGGTGTACGTCGAGCAGCGCTTCGTGCGCCCGGGCGCCGACGGCGAGCCCGAGGTCTACGCGAAGGGCTACATCCGCGGCAGGTTCCTGAAGAAGGAGGGCGGCACCGTGTCGGTGGCCGAGCTCATCGACGCGATCGGCGAGGTGCCCGAGGAGATGGTCGTGCCCGAGCGCCTGCTCGAGTGGGGCCAGGGCGTGTCGCTGCCCGCCACGCGCGCGGCGGCCCCGTCGGTCTGGAGCTGA
- a CDS encoding LysR family transcriptional regulator, whose product MLDVRRLRLLVELSQRGTLAAVADALAYSPSSVSQQLDQLAREAGVPLLEPAGRRVRLTPQALLLVEHARVVLDRLERAESDVAASLTTIAGTVRVAVFQSAAHALMPDALAQLARTHPDLRVELVERPPEQGLFDTVARDADLVIAEQYPGHTRPHHEGLDRVRLASDPIRLALPPVADASGGGVSAASAAQSDLVDADPGPSPAAERDALARLRSAAALPWVMEPEGSAARQWALQQCRAAGFEPDVRYVTTDLVAHIRLVRTGNAAALLPDLVWAGDAPSVRLHDLPGRPSREIFTATRLAAADRPGVIAVREALRATASEVASPSE is encoded by the coding sequence GTGCTCGACGTGAGACGCCTGCGCCTGCTGGTCGAGCTCTCCCAGCGTGGCACGCTCGCCGCGGTCGCGGACGCCCTCGCGTACAGCCCGTCGTCGGTGTCGCAGCAGCTCGACCAGCTCGCGCGCGAGGCGGGCGTGCCGCTGCTCGAGCCCGCGGGTCGCCGCGTGCGCCTCACCCCGCAGGCGCTGCTGCTCGTCGAGCACGCGCGCGTCGTGCTCGACCGTCTCGAACGCGCCGAGTCCGACGTCGCGGCCTCGCTCACCACCATCGCCGGCACCGTGCGCGTGGCGGTGTTCCAGTCGGCCGCGCACGCGCTCATGCCCGACGCCCTCGCGCAGCTCGCCCGCACGCACCCCGACCTGCGCGTCGAGCTGGTCGAACGCCCGCCCGAGCAGGGCCTCTTCGACACCGTCGCGCGCGACGCCGACCTGGTGATCGCCGAGCAGTACCCGGGCCACACCCGCCCGCACCACGAGGGCCTCGACCGGGTGCGCCTCGCGAGCGACCCGATCCGGCTGGCGCTGCCACCGGTGGCGGATGCCTCGGGTGGCGGTGTCTCAGCGGCATCCGCCGCCCAGTCCGACCTGGTCGACGCCGACCCGGGGCCCTCCCCCGCCGCCGAGCGCGACGCGCTCGCCCGCCTCCGCAGCGCCGCCGCGCTGCCCTGGGTGATGGAGCCCGAGGGCAGCGCCGCCCGCCAGTGGGCGCTGCAGCAGTGCCGCGCGGCCGGCTTCGAGCCCGACGTGCGCTACGTGACGACCGACCTGGTCGCGCACATCCGCCTCGTGCGCACCGGCAACGCCGCCGCGCTCCTGCCCGACCTGGTCTGGGCGGGCGACGCGCCTTCCGTGCGCCTGCACGACCTGCCCGGCCGCCCCTCGCGCGAGATCTTCACGGCGACCCGCCTCGCGGCGGCGGACCGCCCGGGCGTGATCGCCGTGCGCGAGGCGCTCCGCGCGACGGCCAGCGAGGTCGCGTCCCCGTCGGAGTGA
- a CDS encoding type II toxin-antitoxin system PemK/MazF family toxin, which yields MIRGAIYRIDLGRTRGHEQAGRRLGLVISPSDSPLSVVTVVPASTSAGRSIHRPEFEVAGRPTRLLVDQIRSIDVDYVIGDPVDFLTSDQLADVDLAVAHYLGVVTAPPRTS from the coding sequence GTGATCCGCGGCGCGATCTACCGCATCGACCTGGGCCGCACTCGCGGACACGAGCAGGCCGGACGACGACTGGGGCTCGTCATCTCCCCCTCCGATTCACCGCTGTCGGTCGTGACGGTCGTCCCCGCCTCGACCTCGGCAGGACGCTCGATCCATCGTCCGGAGTTCGAGGTCGCCGGCCGCCCCACCCGGCTGCTTGTCGACCAGATCCGATCGATCGACGTCGACTACGTGATCGGCGACCCGGTCGACTTCCTCACCAGCGACCAGCTCGCCGACGTCGACCTGGCGGTCGCCCACTACCTCGGCGTGGTGACGGCACCGCCTCGGACGTCGTAG
- a CDS encoding bifunctional 2-methylcitrate synthase/citrate synthase: MTEQQTEPEIHKGLAGVYVDTTAISKVNPETNSLLYRGYPVQELAASVTFEEVAYLLWNGDLPDERQLAAFEQRERSLRGLDHTVKRVIDELPLTAHPMDVVRTAVSVIGARDPKARESSPDVNLDIAMRLFAQLPSIVAYDQRRRHELDMIEPRDDLGYSANFLFMTFGELPELPVVNAFDVSMILYAEHSFNASTFTARVITSTLSDIYSAVVGAIGALKGPLHGGANEAVMHAFDEIGSADRAEAWLDDALAAKRKVMGFGHRVYKHGDSRVPTMRDAMERMLEYYDRPDLYELYVTLERAMDERKGIKPNLDYPAGPAYHVMGFDTETFTPLFVASRVVGWTAHIMEQLDGNSLIRPLSVYDGSDERHVPVR, from the coding sequence ATGACCGAGCAGCAGACCGAGCCCGAGATCCACAAGGGCCTCGCCGGGGTGTACGTCGACACGACGGCGATCTCGAAGGTGAACCCCGAGACGAACTCGTTGCTGTACCGCGGGTACCCGGTGCAGGAGCTCGCGGCGTCGGTGACGTTCGAGGAGGTCGCGTACCTACTCTGGAATGGCGACCTGCCCGACGAGCGCCAGCTCGCCGCGTTCGAGCAGCGCGAGCGGTCGCTGCGCGGGCTCGACCACACGGTCAAGCGCGTGATCGACGAGCTGCCGCTCACCGCGCACCCCATGGACGTCGTGCGCACCGCGGTCAGCGTCATCGGCGCGCGCGATCCCAAGGCGCGCGAGTCGTCGCCCGACGTGAACCTCGACATCGCGATGCGCCTGTTCGCGCAGCTGCCGTCGATCGTCGCCTACGACCAGCGCCGCCGCCACGAGCTCGACATGATCGAGCCGCGCGACGACCTGGGCTACTCGGCGAACTTCCTGTTCATGACCTTCGGCGAGCTGCCCGAGCTGCCGGTCGTGAACGCGTTCGACGTGTCGATGATCCTGTACGCCGAGCACTCGTTCAACGCGTCGACGTTCACCGCCCGGGTGATCACGTCGACGCTCTCCGACATCTACTCCGCGGTCGTCGGCGCGATCGGCGCGCTGAAGGGCCCGCTGCACGGCGGGGCGAACGAGGCCGTCATGCACGCGTTCGACGAGATCGGCTCGGCCGATCGCGCCGAGGCCTGGCTCGACGACGCGCTCGCCGCCAAGCGCAAGGTCATGGGCTTCGGGCACCGCGTCTACAAGCACGGCGACTCGCGCGTGCCGACCATGCGCGACGCGATGGAGCGGATGCTCGAGTACTACGACCGCCCCGACCTGTACGAGCTCTACGTGACGCTCGAGCGCGCGATGGACGAACGCAAGGGCATCAAGCCGAACCTCGACTACCCGGCCGGCCCGGCGTACCACGTGATGGGCTTCGACACCGAGACGTTCACGCCCCTGTTCGTCGCCAGCCGCGTGGTCGGCTGGACGGCGCACATCATGGAGCAGCTCGACGGCAACTCGCTGATCCGTCCGCTCTCCGTCTACGACGGCTCCGACGAGCGGCACGTCCCCGTCCGCTGA
- a CDS encoding SRPBCC domain-containing protein encodes MMTNPTGHYANRPDGLYLLFDRLFAAPIEKVWFTLTEPGEMKKWIGTYTGNPRTGGVRFILSGGANSEWEYASVLEFEAPHRFTADVGAGADEVRVYCHLTEKAGRTALTLGQRLRAPEDAQRIGPVWDHYLDALQSAIAGGERPKWSHYGDDYVEYYKGLVVPAESA; translated from the coding sequence ATGATGACGAACCCCACCGGCCACTACGCGAACCGGCCAGACGGCCTGTACCTGCTGTTCGATCGGCTGTTCGCGGCGCCCATCGAGAAGGTCTGGTTCACGCTCACCGAGCCCGGCGAGATGAAGAAGTGGATCGGGACCTACACGGGCAATCCGCGCACCGGCGGTGTGCGGTTCATCCTGTCGGGGGGTGCGAACTCCGAGTGGGAGTACGCGAGCGTGCTCGAGTTCGAGGCGCCGCACCGCTTCACCGCCGACGTGGGCGCGGGTGCCGACGAGGTGCGCGTGTACTGCCACCTCACCGAGAAGGCCGGACGCACGGCGCTCACGCTCGGCCAGCGGCTGCGGGCACCCGAGGACGCCCAGCGCATCGGCCCGGTCTGGGACCACTATCTCGACGCCCTCCAGTCCGCGATCGCGGGCGGCGAGCGCCCGAAGTGGAGCCACTACGGCGACGACTACGTCGAGTACTACAAAGGGCTGGTCGTTCCCGCAGAATCCGCCTGA
- a CDS encoding phytoene desaturase family protein: protein MPVEHDVVIVGGGHNGLTAAAYLARAGLDVLLLERDDHLGGAAISAPAFEGVEARLSRYSYLVSLLPRRIIDDLGLDLRLVRRAHSSYTPDPHDPTRGLLIERDGAGYGAFERIGAASDALAWGSFGDDTVRLAEAIFPTLTEPLPTRDEVRRMVGDARVWDEFVRRPLGEAVAARFSNDLVRGVVETDGLIGTFTRTSDPALDANRCFLYHVIGGGTGDWDVPVGGMGAVSGELARAARTAGATLVTGADATGITPDGEVTYTQGDVEHTVTAGTVLSGVAPHVLARLLGEPDQAPRPEGAQLKVNLLLTRLPRLRDTSVSPEAAFGGTLHVNETASQLEAAYAAASEGRLPDPMPCEVYCHTLSDPSILSPELTASGAHTLTVFALHVPDRLVDAIGDDELRRAAERAVLDSLDSVLAEPIESLLATDASGRPCIETKTTRDLERALAMPGGNIFHGPLSWPWREDGDPASTPAERWGVATAHPRILMCGSGAVRGGAVSGIGGHNAAMAVVESLAG, encoded by the coding sequence ATGCCTGTGGAACACGATGTCGTGATCGTCGGCGGCGGACACAACGGGCTGACCGCCGCCGCGTACCTGGCCCGCGCGGGCCTCGACGTGCTGCTGCTCGAGCGCGACGACCACCTCGGCGGAGCGGCGATCTCGGCGCCCGCCTTCGAGGGCGTCGAGGCGCGGCTCAGCCGGTACTCGTACCTCGTCAGCCTGCTCCCACGCCGCATCATCGACGACCTGGGTCTGGACCTCCGACTCGTGCGCCGCGCGCACTCCTCCTACACGCCCGACCCGCACGACCCGACGCGCGGCCTGCTGATCGAGCGCGACGGCGCCGGCTACGGGGCCTTCGAGCGCATCGGCGCGGCATCCGACGCCCTCGCCTGGGGCAGCTTCGGCGACGACACCGTACGCCTCGCCGAGGCGATCTTCCCGACGCTCACCGAGCCGCTGCCGACGCGCGACGAGGTGCGCCGCATGGTCGGCGACGCCCGCGTCTGGGACGAGTTCGTGCGCCGCCCGCTCGGCGAGGCGGTCGCCGCGAGGTTCTCGAACGACCTCGTGCGCGGCGTCGTCGAGACCGACGGCCTGATCGGCACGTTCACGCGCACGAGCGACCCGGCGCTCGACGCGAACCGCTGCTTCCTGTATCACGTGATCGGCGGCGGCACCGGCGACTGGGACGTCCCCGTCGGCGGCATGGGCGCAGTCAGCGGCGAGCTGGCGAGGGCCGCGCGCACGGCCGGCGCGACGCTGGTGACGGGGGCGGATGCCACGGGCATCACGCCCGACGGCGAGGTCACCTACACCCAGGGCGACGTCGAACACACGGTCACCGCGGGCACCGTGCTCTCCGGCGTCGCCCCGCACGTGCTCGCCCGACTGCTCGGCGAGCCCGACCAGGCGCCGCGCCCCGAGGGCGCCCAGCTCAAGGTCAACCTGCTGCTCACGCGCCTGCCGCGCCTGCGCGACACGTCGGTCTCGCCCGAGGCCGCGTTCGGCGGCACGCTGCACGTCAACGAGACGGCGTCGCAGCTCGAGGCCGCGTACGCCGCCGCATCGGAAGGCCGCCTGCCCGACCCGATGCCGTGCGAGGTCTACTGCCACACGCTGAGCGACCCGAGCATCCTCTCCCCCGAGCTCACCGCGTCAGGCGCGCACACCCTCACGGTCTTCGCCCTGCACGTGCCCGACCGCCTGGTCGACGCGATCGGCGACGACGAGCTGCGCCGCGCCGCCGAGCGCGCGGTGCTCGACTCGCTGGACTCGGTGCTCGCCGAGCCGATCGAGTCGCTGCTGGCGACGGATGCCTCGGGCCGGCCCTGCATCGAGACCAAGACGACGCGCGACCTCGAGCGCGCCCTCGCGATGCCCGGCGGCAACATCTTCCACGGGCCCCTGTCGTGGCCGTGGCGGGAGGACGGCGACCCGGCGTCGACCCCGGCCGAGCGCTGGGGCGTGGCGACGGCGCACCCGCGCATCCTCATGTGCGGGTCGGGCGCCGTCCGCGGCGGCGCGGTGTCGGGCATCGGCGGGCACAACGCCGCCATGGCCGTGGTGGAGTCGCTGGCCGGCTGA
- a CDS encoding AI-2E family transporter, with amino-acid sequence MKRSSRRSSDAREVTEPEVMSRARPVVSVMSNHPFRWAFIATLGVLLALFLAQAALGLSSVIFSVFAAIFISLGLDPLIRWFQRRGMKRGWAIVTVILLFVGVVAGMLLLLIPIIVTQSVEFVQGLPEAIADIQTQDWYLAVEDFTGGAVSGAYDWLLGIITDPNTWATVGGGALAVAGTVVNAVSTGFFVFILSIYFIATLDTMKRACYSLISKSHRETVVGYAERIMESIGRYLSGMVILAFFNATYSLILLIIVGVPYAIVIASVAFLITLIPLIGTILTTIAMTIVALFVSPTAAIIVLIFMLIYMQVEAYILTPRVMSKAVSIPGSLVLIAALAGGTLAGLPGALVAIPIAAGILLIIREVVVPKKELS; translated from the coding sequence ATGAAGAGGTCGTCGCGCCGCAGCTCCGATGCCAGAGAGGTCACCGAGCCCGAGGTGATGTCCCGCGCGCGCCCCGTCGTGAGCGTGATGAGCAACCATCCCTTCCGGTGGGCGTTCATCGCGACCCTGGGCGTGCTGCTCGCCCTGTTCCTCGCGCAGGCGGCGCTCGGCCTGTCGTCGGTCATCTTCTCGGTGTTCGCGGCGATCTTCATCTCGCTCGGGCTCGACCCGCTGATCCGCTGGTTCCAGCGCCGCGGCATGAAGCGCGGCTGGGCGATCGTCACGGTCATCCTGCTGTTCGTCGGCGTGGTCGCGGGAATGCTGCTCCTGCTGATTCCGATCATCGTCACGCAGTCGGTCGAGTTCGTGCAGGGGCTTCCCGAGGCCATCGCCGACATCCAGACGCAGGACTGGTACCTGGCGGTCGAGGACTTCACCGGCGGCGCGGTCTCCGGCGCCTACGACTGGCTGCTCGGCATCATCACCGACCCGAACACGTGGGCGACCGTCGGCGGCGGCGCACTCGCGGTCGCCGGCACGGTCGTGAACGCGGTCTCGACCGGCTTCTTCGTCTTCATCCTGTCGATCTACTTCATCGCGACGCTCGACACGATGAAGCGGGCCTGCTACTCGCTGATCTCCAAGTCGCACCGCGAGACGGTCGTCGGCTACGCCGAGCGGATCATGGAGTCGATCGGCCGCTACCTCAGCGGCATGGTGATCCTGGCGTTCTTCAACGCGACCTACAGCCTGATCCTGCTGATCATCGTCGGGGTGCCGTACGCGATCGTGATCGCATCGGTCGCGTTCCTGATCACGCTCATCCCGCTCATCGGTACGATCCTCACCACCATCGCGATGACGATCGTGGCGCTGTTCGTCTCGCCGACGGCCGCGATCATCGTGCTGATCTTCATGCTCATCTACATGCAGGTCGAGGCGTACATCCTCACCCCGCGCGTGATGAGCAAGGCCGTGTCCATCCCGGGCTCGCTCGTGCTGATCGCCGCCCTCGCCGGTGGCACGCTCGCCGGCCTGCCGGGCGCGCTGGTCGCCATCCCGATCGCGGCGGGCATCCTGCTCATCATCCGCGAGGTCGTGGTGCCGAAGAAGGAGCTCAGCTAG